The proteins below are encoded in one region of Hordeum vulgare subsp. vulgare chromosome 3H, MorexV3_pseudomolecules_assembly, whole genome shotgun sequence:
- the LOC123443233 gene encoding probable chlorophyll(ide) b reductase NYC1, chloroplastic: MAAAVVHLSVHARIRRSPEAVVSQACHRPSLLRCRAFKQEAGGDGENKPSSPPNEPRKRRKGPLYTLKAAMQGLAGSRSAAAEVYGGQYELAVEKAEEIFFSVATQVGRYVITMMSTGVVLAVGFQLSGGDSQTDALIWYSWLGGVIIGTMLGANSVLEEHCKAGPRNVVITGSTRGLGKALAREFLLAGDHVVIASRSPESVLQTINELEENIQEGLSVAKKKQRETLLQAKVVGTSCDVCKPEDVKKLVNFAVGELGSIDIWINNAGTNKGFRPLVNFSDEDITQIVSTNLVGSLLCTREAMDVMQYQEQGGHVFNMDGAGSGGSSTPLTAVYGSTKCGLRQFQASLMKESRRSKVGVHTASPGMVLTDLLLSGSSLQNKQMFNIICELPETVARTLVPRMRVVKGSGKAVNYLTPPRILLALVTAWVRRGRWFDEEGRAVYAAEADRIRNWAESRTRFSFTDAMEMYTENTWVSVFSLSVVCAFIMLSSSGGPFPGT, from the exons ATGGCCGCCGCGGTCGTCCACCTCTCCGTCCACGCCCGCATCCGCCGCTCTCCGGAGGCCGTCGTCTCTCAGGCGTGCCACCGCCCTTCCCTCCTCCGCTGCCGCGCGTTCAAGCAGGaggccggcggcgacggcgagaatAAGCCGTCGTCGCCACCGAACGAGCCGCGGAAGCGCAGGAAGGGGCCGCTGTACACGCTGAAGGCGGCGATGCAGGGGCTAGCGGGGTCCCGGTCGGCGGCTGCGGAGGTGTATGGCGGGCAGTACGAGCTCGCCGTCGAGAAGGCCGAGGAGATCTTCTTCTCG GTTGCTACTCAGGTAGGCCGATACGTTATCACTATGATGAGCACTGGTGTTGTACTAGCAGTTGGATTTCAGTTATCAG GTGGAGACAGCCAAACGGATGCACTAATTTGGTATAGCTGGCTTGGTGGAGTAATTATCGGCACAATGCTAGGTGCAAACAGTGTCCTAGAGGAACACTGTAAAGCTGGACCTCGGAATGTTGTCATAACGGGAAG cacaagaggtttAGGAAAAGCACTTGCTCGAGAGTTTCTTCTTGCTGGAGATCATGTTGTAATTGCTTCCCGCAG CCCTGAATCAGTTCTTCAGACCATCAATGAGCTTGAAGAGAACATACAGGAGGGCCTGTCAGTTGCCAAGAAGAAACAAAGAGAAACTTTATTACAAGCTAAGGTTGTTGGTACATCTTGTGATGTTTGCAAACCAGAAGATGTAAAAAAGCTTGTAAATTTCGCTGTTGGTGAGCTGGGTTCAATTGACATTTGG ATAAATAATGCTGGCACAAACAAAGGTTTTAGGCCACTGGTAAATTTTTCAGATGAAGATATTACCCAG ATCGTCTCAACAAACCTAGTTGGTTCTTTGCTCTGCACCAGAGAAGCTATGGATGTCATGCAATACCAAGAACAGGGAGGTCATGTATTCAACATGGATGGAGCAGGATCTGGAGGATCAAGCACACCGTTGACAGCCGT CTATGGTTCAACTAAGTGTGGACTAAGGCAGTTCCAAGCATCGCTTATGAAGGAAAGCAGAAGATCCAAAGTTGGAGTACACACTGCGTCTCCTGGAATGGTCCTGACAGATCTCCTTCTAAG TGGTTCATCTCTCCAAAATAAACAGATGTTCAATATAATATGCGAGCTTCCGGAAACAGTAGCAAGGACATTGGTCCCAAGAATGCGAGTAGTGAAAGGAAGTGGAAAGGCAGTAAACTACTTGACACCACCAAGAATCTTGCTTGCCTTGGTTACTGCATGGGTTCGCCGAGGCCGATGGTTTGACGAAGAG GGGAGAGCAGTATATGCAGCTGAGGCTGATAGAATTCGCAATTGGGCTGAAAGTCGAACACGCTTCTCCTTCACAGATGCCATGGAGATGTACACAGAGAATACATGGGTTTCTGTATTCTCACTCTCCGTCGTCTGTGCATTCATAATGCTTTCCAGTTCAGGTGGACCTTTCCCTGGCACATAA